In the genome of Onychostoma macrolepis isolate SWU-2019 chromosome 10, ASM1243209v1, whole genome shotgun sequence, the window ACTGTGTATATGACATATcaatcacttttttttcaggGCTTCTTTCTTCATCTTCAGGAaatgattcatatttaaaacacCATGCCTCCAGTGACCTCTCAGGAACTCCCTCTCAACATCTATGTGGTCATCTTTGGCACTGGGATCTTCATCTTTGTTTTAAGCCTGATATTCTGCTGCTTCTTTATAAGGTAAGTGTGACTGTAGTTTACCAGAACAGCCAGTTTGGACTATGCAGATCCTGGGTGACGGATCTAAAACTCTTCTTTGTGACTGGACTTCATCAGTATTGTCCTGTAAATAACGCCTGTGACAGACTGACAGAAAGGACTTCCTCTGGCCTCACGCGCTTCCGAACTCGAACAATTCAGGACTAGATTGTATCTCTGTGCTTTTTGTTCACGATGCTATTTTTGACCAAAGGCTTTTGGCTAATGTCATGTCAAACATTGAGAACTACAAACCCTCCCTCGCCAAATTTGTGTTTAGAAACATACGACACAGCACAGCCTTTGCCTATACTGCCATAGGGATGtctaaagaaaaagaaaattacattgaacatttaaaaaataaatactaaaaatatatttgtataatatttacacttttttgtaattttttaaaagtaaatcctTGTTAATGAATTGTATGTCCTGTTTTTCTTTGCAGTAAATTGAGACATCAGGCTCGCAACGTCAGAGCTGGATACAAAATGGTGAGTGTATGATGTGGGATTATATCATAAAGTATTTCATCAGAAAGTATTTGACACTTAAAAAAACTCTCAGATGCTGCAGGATTTTTCTCTCTTTGAATCTGCTggtgttttggtgatttttagtggatgtatgaagtcagttctcctcaagttcacacaggtgtccTATTAAAGGAACCACAGGTGTAGAAAATCACATTAACTATCAACACATTCACTAACCTCATTCCTTTAAAACTTCATTTTCACAACAGAGAAAGTGTGCTTGTaccttttcaaagtgaaatgacACTTGCTGTGATTTCTTAATTGGActgacattcagacatttttgtgTCAGTTacatcaagtcacctttattcgTAGTACTTTAGAGATTGTTTTAAAGCAACCTTACAGTatgaacaggaaaataacagaatcAATTATGAAAAATTCAAATATGAGATTCAGTTTCAGCAAGCAGCTCTACATAATTCATTATTCAGCTCCAGTCAGTCAATACtggctcagttcagttcaatgcTCAGTTCAAATGAGTTCATTTCAGCTATAAGCAGCTCTAAAAAAGGCAACAATGTCGTTATTCAGCTTGAGTTCAATGTTCATCTAATTCAGTTCAATAATTGTTGATGTTGCAAAATTGATGTCTATGAAGAGTCTTTAAATACTTTGTGCTGTCactatgttttaaaacaaaaccaaaaatgaaCGACTATGTTTTACATTACAGGTTGTATTTAAAGATGAAACAACACGGTTGCATGCACACGGGGTAAAGGTTTTTGTCTATAAAGTTATGAAAGGTTAAAGTTATTTGAGTACTTGGAaagtttttaaactttaaaggtTCTGATTTTCCCTCATCTACATCGTGTTTCTCAGTTAACATGTGCAGTCTGTTTGGAGGACTTCAGGACAAAAGATGAGCTTGGAGTGTTACCATGCCAACACGCCTTTCATAAGAGGTAAATCCCTCCAATGTCTTTTATCATGCTAATGCTATTGAAGAGGTTCACTGAAGCGAACTCAATATGGCCCCTGCCTCGCAACTGTAAaagcccgttcacaccaagaacaagaACTATAAAGATACCTCATGATAATTATCAAAATAACACTCAGTTTATCATGAGCACGTGCTGCCGTTATgtatggattctgattggctgtcaatgtttttaccATCCATCAGCTGGGAAAAGTCGTTCTGACTGTGATTCCATCGATATTGTGCAGATATGTTTCGACCTCACTATAATAGAATGATAACCTTCGTTTCGCCTTCTCTCGAGACCTTTTGTAAACGAAGTCATGCCTCTGACCCTGGAGGCGGAGCTTCCCGCACTATAAAAAGCGGGATGAACTTCCGGCTCATTCTCAGTGTTTGTGTAATTCTGTTCTCTTTCAGATATCTACTTCTATTGCAAAGTTTTTGGTAATATTAAACCCTATTATACCCTATATCGCTGTTCGCAGTGGTTGGGGATTGTTTGACTTGCTTGGTACGTTTGCGTACTGGTGCACGTCAGTTCCTTGTGTGGGCTAAATTACCCTTGACTACTGTTCGCAGTTTGTGGGGTTTATTTTGGATCTTCAGAGTATGTTCGCTTACTAGTGAAGGTCGATTATTCTAGTTGCATTTAATAAACCCTTACTAATGCTCACGATCAGTGGGGGTTGGTATAAGCCTTCTGAGTATGTTGTTCACGTACAGGTGATGGTCATCTTTTTGTTCGCTTAATTTACTGCAGTTGCAATAGCGACCATGTCATCTCAGTGCTGCCCGTTTTGTCAATCAGCAGTGGATCCCTGTGATGGACATCGGGATGCCCCTCATGTCTAGGGATTGCTCACCTGACAGAGGATATAGATAATCCTTGCTGTGCAGCTTGCGAGAGTGGTCTAAGGCACTGGATTTAGGCTCCAGTCTCTTCGGGGGCGTGGATTCGAATCCCACCGCTGACTGCAGCGGTTTAACCAAGGCCGGGAGCCCCTGCATGTACTCGAAAAAGGTCTGAAAATATTGTGAGAGCACACTTACAGAGAGGCCCGCCAGAGACATGCGAGTCAAACAAGATGCGTCGTCCTCTCCCACAACCGATCGCCTTTTTTCTAAGGCAGTCCAGCTCCTGGGCCCCGTCCTGCCTAGAGAGTAACGACTCTGTCATGCGAACCGGATCGCAGCATGGTAGAAAGAGGGAATGCTCTTTAGGTGGTCATGATCATAAGTGCGCTCGCAAACATTGCGTGACCATCAGTATGACTACAATTTCAAACCAACAAGTCATAAGTGTGTGGATAAGCCAACCACTGCTCCACCAGCAGAAAGTACAGATGTACATTTTAAGATTCTGACTATTCTTCAGAGCTTATCTCAGAGAATGGACAGATTTGAGGCTCATCATTCCTTTTCCTGATCCATTTCTTCCCCCAGCCAGGAAAGCATTCCACCACCTGTGCCTCGGGGAGAAGAGGCCGTAGATGAAGAtgtgctgtttatttatttatgttcaataGTGGGCATTAATCAGAATCGGGAGACTCCCATTCAGATGCTTCAGAGGTGAGGAATCACCAGGGGCCTCGTATAAACGTTGCATATGCACAAATTAGAAATGTGCATACGCTGTTTTACACGCACATATCTGGATTAGGGGTGGctcggtacatgtattcgtaccgaatctcggttcggtgcatgaggccttacaacgAATACAACGAATTCTGAACGCATCTCTCACTGACAAGGGAGTGtactttaaaggcttgtgcactcaactgtttgcgaaaagGAGCTTTGTGCtggtgtatcctacctctctcatttggcacaaatccaaatattccgtaatatttccatatttgcgatgtaacgtatctgaatgcgaaactattatttattatgtaaatgataggctttgtacttcagtcgcgttccaacggtgacacagaggcgcgctgatgtttggctcactgtattttattttgagaaaagtaccaactgtgctgtcaagttagcaatgctggaactgatgtgttttgtgtgtgtgtgtgtgtgtgtgtgtgtgtgtgtgtgtgtgtgcgcgcacgctctggcgcgatcacttcagttgtttccttataccagcagaatcaactttaaacacttattgtcttattaataatgcatcactgtataaaggtctgcttttatttgtgtacaatcagaatgaaaaaaaagaaagaaaacaaatagaatgtcgctttctgccatttgagtttcctttctgtgaacaaattaagcgtgtcacaaaaatgaactgaaactcagAATATATAGGCTGTTACGTGTCGCACTGCCCCCACCTTGTTTatctgtaaattaaatcaaatatatttcaagaatttattccttgtatgtgtatatattaggggtggcaaggtacacagatgtcacggttcggtacatacctcggttcgggggtcacggttcgatacaatttcggtacaacagggaaAAAacatctactatgctcag includes:
- the LOC131548797 gene encoding RING finger protein 122, which encodes MPPVTSQELPLNIYVVIFGTGIFIFVLSLIFCCFFISKLRHQARNVRAGYKMVVFKDETTRLHAHGLTCAVCLEDFRTKDELGVLPCQHAFHKRCLVKWLEVRCSCPMCNNPISDALGQTHSPGNLLDELL